From the genome of Streptomyces sp. NBC_01116, one region includes:
- a CDS encoding Dabb family protein produces the protein MIRHLVLFKLNEGVERDDPRVVAGDLAFRELEGRVPELEFWECAWNITDRPIAYDYAINSAVADEDALKRYIEHPAHQAAAGQWREFATWVIADYPF, from the coding sequence ATGATCCGCCACCTGGTCCTTTTCAAGCTGAACGAGGGCGTCGAGCGGGACGACCCGCGGGTCGTCGCCGGGGACCTGGCCTTCCGGGAGCTGGAGGGGCGGGTTCCGGAGCTGGAGTTCTGGGAGTGCGCCTGGAACATCACCGACCGGCCGATCGCGTACGACTACGCCATCAACTCCGCCGTCGCCGACGAGGACGCGCTCAAGCGGTACATCGAGCACCCGGCCCACCAGGCCGCCGCGGGACAGTGGCGGGAATTCGCCACTTGGGTGATCGCCGACTATCCCTTCTGA
- the cas1e gene encoding type I-E CRISPR-associated endonuclease Cas1e: protein MSTVGRRGASTPRELTRVGDRLSFVYLERCTVHRDSNAITAEDADGVTHIPSATIGTLLLGPGTRVTHQAMALLGDSGAGVAWVGEHGVRYYAGGRALTRSSGLIEAQATSWANRRTRLDVARAMYRLRFPGEDTTGRTRKELLGMEGTRLRECYRRESQRTGVPWRKREYHRDDFSAGDAPNQAVTAAAQCMYGVSHSVVAALGCSPGLGFVHSGHERSFVMDVADFYKTDIAIPAAFDAAAEGMDDIAARTRRMLRDRINRMGLLDRCVRDIKDLLGYDGTRDTTQADGTPSDRVTLQSDGDVMVEGGRNHGDEIIW, encoded by the coding sequence TTGAGCACGGTCGGCCGTCGAGGAGCCTCCACTCCTCGCGAGCTCACACGGGTCGGCGATCGGCTTTCGTTCGTCTACCTGGAACGGTGCACGGTGCACCGGGACTCCAACGCGATCACCGCCGAGGACGCGGACGGTGTCACTCACATCCCGTCTGCCACGATCGGCACGCTCCTGCTCGGCCCGGGCACCCGCGTCACCCACCAGGCGATGGCCCTTCTCGGCGACAGCGGTGCCGGCGTGGCCTGGGTCGGCGAGCACGGAGTCCGGTATTACGCGGGCGGCCGGGCGCTCACCCGGTCCTCGGGCCTGATCGAGGCCCAGGCCACCTCCTGGGCGAACCGGCGCACCCGGCTGGACGTGGCACGCGCCATGTACCGGCTGCGGTTTCCCGGCGAGGACACCACGGGCCGCACCCGAAAGGAACTCCTCGGCATGGAGGGCACGCGGCTGCGGGAGTGCTACAGACGGGAGTCCCAGCGTACGGGCGTCCCCTGGCGCAAGCGGGAGTACCACCGCGACGACTTCTCGGCGGGCGATGCCCCCAACCAGGCCGTCACCGCTGCCGCGCAGTGCATGTACGGCGTATCCCATTCCGTCGTCGCGGCCCTTGGCTGCTCGCCGGGGCTGGGCTTCGTCCACTCCGGACACGAACGCTCGTTCGTCATGGACGTCGCGGACTTCTACAAGACGGACATCGCCATTCCCGCCGCCTTCGACGCGGCGGCCGAGGGCATGGACGACATCGCGGCCCGGACCCGCCGCATGCTCCGGGACCGGATCAACCGCATGGGCCTGCTCGACCGCTGTGTCCGGGACATCAAGGACCTGCTCGGCTACGACGGCACCCGCGACACGACCCAGGCGGACGGCACGCCGTCGGACCGGGTCACGCTCCAGTCCGACGGAGACGTCATGGTCGAGGGCGGGCGCAACCACGGGGACGAGATCATCTGGTGA
- a CDS encoding MarR family winged helix-turn-helix transcriptional regulator, with protein MAARSSYEELARQLSAVGAVKRGLARALPHECPAGSAAVLTLLDRHGEMRISRLAELLSVDMSVTSRHVAHVADRGWIERSPDPADKRSRILRLTPGGHEQLDELTRRTTEVFAHNLQDWSDDDVGRLIALLSRLRDSFACRGAGGCAPGRHTGECRARLGDEAHTRTPV; from the coding sequence GTGGCCGCACGGAGTAGTTACGAGGAACTGGCCCGGCAGCTCAGCGCCGTCGGGGCCGTCAAAAGGGGGCTCGCCCGCGCACTGCCCCACGAATGTCCCGCGGGATCCGCCGCCGTCCTGACCCTCCTGGACCGGCACGGCGAGATGCGGATCAGCCGGCTCGCCGAGCTGCTGTCCGTGGACATGTCGGTGACCAGCCGCCATGTGGCCCATGTGGCCGATCGCGGCTGGATCGAACGGTCTCCGGACCCGGCGGACAAGCGGTCCCGCATCCTGCGGCTGACCCCCGGCGGGCACGAGCAGCTCGACGAACTGACCCGGCGGACCACCGAGGTGTTCGCCCACAACCTCCAGGACTGGTCCGACGACGACGTCGGCCGGCTCATCGCGCTGCTGTCCCGGCTGCGCGACAGCTTCGCCTGTCGCGGCGCCGGCGGCTGCGCCCCCGGACGTCACACCGGCGAGTGCAGGGCCCGCCTCGGCGACGAGGCTCACACCCGTACACCTGTGTAA
- a CDS encoding RNA polymerase sigma factor SigF yields MSEEQGSSKVLTLTKSVPAPAVLTSSPEAIDTRTLSRSLFLRLAALGPASGPEGTDSPERTYVRDTLIELNLPLVRYAAARFRSRNEPMEDIVQVGTIGLIKAIDRFDCERGVEFPTFAMPTVVGEIKRFFRDTSWSVRVPRRLQELRLALTKTSDELAQKLDRSPTVPELARALGVSEEDVVDGLAVGNAYTASSLDSPSPEDDGGEGSLADRLGYEDSALEGVEYRESLKPLLAKLAPRERQIIMLRFFANMTQSQIGEEVGISQMHVSRLLTRTLAQLREGLIAD; encoded by the coding sequence ATGTCCGAAGAACAGGGCAGCTCGAAGGTGCTCACGCTCACGAAGAGCGTGCCGGCACCCGCCGTGCTCACCAGCTCGCCGGAAGCCATCGACACCCGCACGCTGTCCCGCTCCCTGTTCCTGCGGCTCGCCGCGCTCGGCCCCGCCTCGGGCCCCGAGGGAACGGACAGTCCGGAGCGGACCTACGTGCGGGACACGCTGATCGAACTGAACCTCCCGCTGGTGCGGTACGCCGCGGCGCGGTTCCGCAGCCGCAACGAGCCGATGGAGGACATCGTCCAGGTCGGCACGATCGGCCTGATCAAGGCGATCGACCGGTTCGACTGCGAACGGGGCGTCGAATTCCCGACGTTCGCGATGCCCACCGTCGTCGGCGAGATCAAGCGCTTCTTCCGCGACACCTCCTGGTCCGTGCGGGTCCCCCGTCGCCTCCAGGAGCTGCGGCTCGCCCTGACCAAGACCAGCGACGAGCTCGCGCAGAAGCTCGACCGCTCGCCGACCGTGCCGGAGCTGGCCCGCGCGCTCGGGGTCTCCGAGGAGGACGTGGTCGACGGCCTCGCCGTCGGCAACGCCTACACCGCCTCCTCCCTGGACTCCCCCTCCCCCGAGGACGACGGCGGCGAGGGCTCCCTCGCGGACCGCCTCGGGTACGAGGACTCGGCGCTGGAGGGCGTCGAGTACCGCGAGTCGCTCAAGCCGCTGCTGGCCAAGCTCGCCCCGCGCGAGCGCCAGATCATCATGCTGCGGTTCTTCGCGAACATGACGCAGTCCCAGATCGGCGAAGAGGTCGGCATCTCCCAGATGCACGTCTCCCGGCTGCTGACCCGCACGCTCGCGCAGCTCAGGGAAGGACTCATCGCGGACTGA
- the cas7e gene encoding type I-E CRISPR-associated protein Cas7/Cse4/CasC, with product MNRTILDIHILQTVPPSNLNRDDTGAPKSATYGGVRRSRVSSQAWKRATRTAFAELLDPSELGIRTKKVVEVLADRVLDLDPSLSRAAAQSLAAETITTATGSKVAVPARKSKQDVEDPAAESTYLMFLSGRQYDALAAMTIEGGRGGDVKALKEFFKDKENKSRVKQLVLTEHSVDIALFGRMVADSTDLNVDAAAQVAHALSVHAVEVESDYYTAVDDKNTNAETGAGMIGTVDFNSATLYRYAALDVNRLQENLGAGHDDARPTEPTRRAVTAFLEGFITSLPTGKINSFGNQTLPAAVIVKLRSRRPVSYVAAFEEPVAVGREGGFLTGSCEKLAEFVPDMEASFGLSDGPEGWVVRVGKETKALETLGRSVSLPELLTAVGDAVVARVAPEGTGRATGVPGARGASGLVPEPGA from the coding sequence CTGAACCGGACGATTCTCGACATCCACATTCTCCAGACCGTTCCGCCGAGCAATCTGAATCGCGACGACACGGGGGCGCCGAAATCGGCGACGTACGGGGGCGTGAGGCGCTCCCGTGTGTCCAGCCAGGCGTGGAAGCGGGCTACCCGCACGGCCTTCGCCGAGCTGCTCGACCCATCCGAACTCGGCATCCGCACCAAGAAGGTCGTGGAGGTCCTCGCCGACCGGGTCCTGGATCTGGACCCGTCGCTGTCGCGTGCCGCGGCGCAGAGCCTGGCCGCGGAGACCATCACCACGGCGACCGGCTCGAAGGTCGCCGTCCCCGCGCGAAAGAGCAAGCAGGACGTGGAGGACCCCGCCGCCGAGTCCACCTACCTGATGTTCCTGAGCGGCCGGCAGTACGACGCCCTCGCCGCGATGACGATCGAAGGCGGGAGGGGCGGTGACGTCAAAGCGCTCAAGGAGTTCTTCAAGGACAAGGAGAACAAGTCGCGGGTCAAACAGCTCGTTCTCACCGAACACTCCGTGGACATCGCCCTGTTCGGACGCATGGTCGCGGATTCGACCGATCTGAACGTGGACGCGGCGGCCCAGGTCGCCCATGCGCTGAGCGTGCACGCGGTGGAGGTCGAATCGGACTACTACACCGCGGTCGACGACAAGAACACGAACGCCGAAACCGGCGCAGGAATGATCGGCACCGTCGACTTCAACTCCGCCACCCTCTACCGCTACGCCGCACTCGATGTGAACCGCCTCCAGGAGAATCTGGGCGCCGGGCACGACGATGCCCGGCCGACAGAGCCCACCCGGCGGGCCGTCACGGCGTTCCTCGAAGGCTTCATCACGTCCCTCCCCACCGGAAAGATCAACTCCTTCGGCAACCAGACCCTTCCGGCTGCGGTGATCGTGAAGCTCCGCTCCCGGCGTCCGGTCAGTTACGTGGCCGCGTTCGAGGAGCCGGTGGCCGTGGGCAGGGAAGGCGGCTTCCTCACGGGGAGCTGCGAGAAGCTGGCCGAGTTCGTGCCGGACATGGAGGCGAGCTTCGGCCTCTCCGACGGCCCGGAGGGCTGGGTCGTCCGGGTGGGCAAGGAGACGAAGGCGCTGGAGACGCTGGGCAGGTCCGTGAGCCTGCCCGAGCTGCTGACCGCCGTGGGGGACGCTGTGGTCGCCCGGGTGGCGCCGGAGGGCACAGGGCGTGCCACCGGCGTCCCCGGTGCGCGGGGCGCCTCGGGCCTCGTGCCGGAGCCCGGGGCATGA
- the cas6e gene encoding type I-E CRISPR-associated protein Cas6/Cse3/CasE, with amino-acid sequence MYLTRFRVNTGRSEGRRLLGSPHRVHGAVNASFPTPPSRDGSGPRVLWRVDRNGTSETLLYIVSPSRPDLTHLVEQAGWPASDEPGWTTFAYADFLTALHPNDTWGFRLTANPVHNIRHAYVKEGERTKRAAHQTPRHQMNWLLKRQEKAGFEVVHKPAEQRLLPEGDEYELIVRDQIPLQFRRTSEATRGNSDVQITKVTFDGRLRVTDPDLFRRTLTHGLGKAKAYGCGLMTLAPVRVKGEG; translated from the coding sequence ATGTACCTCACCCGATTCCGTGTGAACACCGGCCGGTCAGAGGGCCGACGGCTGCTCGGCTCACCGCACCGTGTCCACGGCGCGGTGAACGCCTCCTTTCCCACCCCGCCCTCCCGCGACGGATCCGGCCCCCGCGTGCTGTGGCGGGTGGACCGCAACGGGACCTCCGAGACGCTGCTCTACATCGTCAGCCCCAGCCGCCCCGACCTGACCCACCTGGTCGAGCAGGCGGGCTGGCCCGCCTCGGACGAGCCCGGGTGGACGACGTTCGCGTACGCCGATTTCCTCACCGCGCTCCACCCGAACGACACGTGGGGATTCAGGCTCACCGCGAACCCCGTGCACAACATCCGCCACGCGTACGTAAAGGAGGGCGAGCGGACGAAGAGAGCCGCGCACCAGACCCCCCGCCACCAGATGAACTGGCTGCTGAAACGGCAGGAGAAGGCCGGCTTCGAGGTCGTTCACAAGCCCGCGGAACAACGCCTGCTGCCCGAGGGCGACGAGTACGAGCTGATCGTCCGCGACCAGATCCCCCTTCAGTTCCGGCGTACGTCGGAGGCGACTCGCGGGAACAGCGACGTACAGATCACCAAGGTCACCTTCGACGGCCGCCTGCGCGTCACGGATCCGGACCTCTTCCGCCGCACGCTCACCCACGGCCTGGGCAAAGCCAAGGCGTACGGCTGCGGCCTGATGACGCTGGCCCCGGTACGGGTGAAGGGGGAAGGTTGA
- a CDS encoding RNA polymerase sigma factor SigF → MPPQTAQTVQTAQTVRAEDIQTETPDPSDRPARARGADTRALTQVLFGQLKNLEAGSPEHRRVRAALIEANLPLVRYAAARFRSRNEPMEDVVQVGTIGLINAIDRFDPDRGVQFPTFAMPTVVGEIKRYFRDNVRTVHVPRRLHELWVQVTGATEDLTTAHGRSPTTAEIAERLRISEDEVLACIEAGRSYHATSLEAAQEGDGLPGLLDRLGYEDPALAGVEHRDLVRHLLVQLPEREQRILLLRYYSNLTQSQISAELGVSQMHVSRLLARSFARLRSANRIEA, encoded by the coding sequence GTGCCTCCCCAGACCGCACAGACCGTCCAGACCGCGCAGACCGTCCGGGCCGAGGACATCCAGACCGAGACCCCGGACCCCTCGGACAGGCCCGCCAGGGCCCGCGGTGCCGATACCAGGGCGCTCACGCAGGTCCTCTTCGGCCAGCTCAAGAACCTGGAGGCGGGCTCTCCGGAGCACCGCCGGGTCCGGGCCGCCCTCATCGAGGCGAACCTGCCCCTCGTGCGGTACGCCGCGGCGCGGTTCCGCAGCCGCAACGAACCGATGGAGGATGTCGTCCAGGTCGGCACCATCGGCCTGATCAACGCCATCGACCGGTTCGACCCGGACCGCGGGGTCCAGTTCCCGACGTTCGCGATGCCCACCGTGGTCGGCGAGATCAAGCGGTACTTCCGCGACAACGTGCGCACCGTCCACGTCCCCCGCCGGCTCCACGAGCTGTGGGTCCAGGTCACCGGCGCCACCGAGGACCTGACGACCGCCCACGGCCGGTCCCCGACCACCGCCGAGATCGCCGAGCGGCTGAGGATCTCCGAGGACGAAGTCCTCGCCTGCATCGAGGCGGGGCGTTCGTACCACGCCACCTCCCTGGAGGCGGCCCAGGAAGGCGACGGACTGCCCGGCCTCCTCGACCGGCTCGGCTACGAGGACCCCGCACTCGCGGGCGTCGAACACCGCGACCTCGTCCGGCACCTCCTCGTCCAGCTCCCCGAGCGCGAGCAGCGCATCCTCCTCCTGCGCTACTACAGCAACTTGACCCAGTCTCAGATCAGCGCGGAACTGGGCGTTTCCCAGATGCATGTGTCAAGGCTTCTCGCCAGAAGTTTCGCCCGACTGAGATCCGCAAACAGGATCGAGGCGTAA
- a CDS encoding Uma2 family endonuclease, whose translation MTSAPDYSQGIDTERALKFAVQRIRGDRVQIIEGIIEPVSPTWDHERAAKLVRRQIERRVDELGCVEGSGNLDLPGSSNWYVPDIAVVPEDLARGGSALLPDQTLLIVEVTSESNAETDRVVKRRRYAEYGAPLYLLVDRVDGSITLFSEPQKLGYTRVQGPYPFGAVVRLPSPFDLDIDTSGLVRTTA comes from the coding sequence ATGACCAGTGCGCCGGACTACAGCCAGGGCATCGACACCGAGCGCGCCCTCAAGTTCGCCGTGCAGCGCATTCGCGGGGACCGTGTCCAGATCATTGAGGGGATCATCGAACCGGTGTCACCGACGTGGGACCACGAGCGCGCTGCCAAGCTCGTACGCCGCCAGATCGAGAGGCGAGTCGACGAACTCGGGTGCGTGGAAGGGTCCGGGAACCTGGATCTGCCCGGGTCCTCCAACTGGTACGTCCCGGACATCGCGGTTGTGCCGGAGGATCTGGCCAGAGGTGGCAGCGCCCTTCTTCCCGACCAGACCCTGCTGATCGTGGAAGTGACATCCGAATCGAACGCGGAGACGGACCGGGTCGTCAAGCGGCGTAGGTACGCCGAGTACGGGGCACCGCTGTACCTGCTTGTCGACCGCGTCGATGGCAGCATCACGCTCTTCTCAGAGCCGCAGAAGCTGGGGTACACGCGCGTGCAGGGTCCCTACCCGTTCGGCGCCGTCGTGCGGCTTCCCTCGCCGTTCGACCTCGACATCGACACGAGCGGGCTCGTCCGAACGACGGCGTGA
- the cas5e gene encoding type I-E CRISPR-associated protein Cas5/CasD — MTVLLLRLAGPLQSWGSAARFTRRTTESAPTKSGVIGLLAAAQGRRRDADLTDLSALEFGVRIDQPGTRLRDFQTAHHSGTLKAMPLSERFYLADAVFVAGVSGEAGLVQRLYEALLEPVFLPYLGRRSCPPSQPVTIAEPLDGELEQSLRETPWEASGWYRNHRDASFRRRGQSPPADVRLDLLLDSPPGPGRLPDLTLRDLPVSFDPRHRRYGLRGVRTTEARVPTAAGARSARPPHEPTSLLTPVLPVTPTTPTTPAATRTD; from the coding sequence ATGACCGTGCTGCTGTTGCGGCTCGCGGGCCCCCTCCAGTCCTGGGGATCGGCTGCCCGCTTCACCCGCCGCACCACGGAGAGCGCGCCGACCAAGAGCGGTGTCATCGGCCTCCTCGCCGCGGCTCAGGGGCGCAGGCGGGACGCCGACCTCACCGACCTCTCGGCGCTGGAGTTCGGCGTCCGCATCGACCAACCGGGCACCCGGCTGCGCGACTTCCAGACGGCGCACCACAGCGGCACGCTCAAGGCGATGCCGCTGTCGGAGCGCTTCTACCTCGCCGACGCGGTGTTCGTGGCCGGTGTGAGCGGTGAGGCCGGGCTCGTACAGCGGCTGTACGAGGCGCTGCTGGAGCCGGTGTTCCTGCCCTACCTGGGCCGTCGTTCCTGTCCGCCGTCGCAGCCGGTGACGATCGCGGAGCCGCTGGACGGAGAGCTGGAGCAGAGCCTCAGGGAAACGCCGTGGGAGGCGTCCGGGTGGTATCGGAACCACCGTGACGCCTCGTTCCGTCGCCGGGGCCAGTCACCGCCCGCCGACGTGCGACTGGACCTCCTGCTGGACAGCCCGCCCGGCCCCGGCCGGCTGCCGGACCTCACCCTGCGGGACCTTCCGGTGAGCTTTGATCCGCGCCACCGCCGGTACGGGCTGCGGGGCGTACGGACGACCGAGGCCCGCGTGCCCACAGCGGCCGGGGCCCGATCGGCACGGCCGCCGCATGAACCCACATCCCTGCTCACGCCCGTCTTGCCCGTCACGCCCACCACGCCCACCACGCCCGCCGCAACGAGGACCGACTGA
- the cas2e gene encoding type I-E CRISPR-associated endoribonuclease Cas2e has translation MTVIVLTNCPVGLRGFLTRWLLEISPGVFLGSPSTRIRDLLWAEVREYAGQGRALLAYQTDNEQGYAFETHDHTWHPTAHEGLTLIHRPSNRAPQAGSAGADVPRQGWSKASKRRRFGGGR, from the coding sequence GTGACCGTCATCGTCCTCACCAACTGCCCCGTCGGCCTCCGCGGCTTCCTCACCCGCTGGCTGCTGGAGATCTCGCCGGGCGTCTTCCTCGGCTCTCCGTCCACCCGCATCCGCGACCTCCTGTGGGCCGAGGTCCGCGAGTACGCCGGCCAGGGCCGCGCCCTGCTCGCCTATCAGACGGACAACGAGCAGGGCTACGCCTTCGAAACCCACGACCACACCTGGCACCCGACCGCCCACGAGGGCCTCACGCTGATCCACCGCCCGAGCAACCGCGCCCCGCAGGCGGGGAGCGCGGGGGCCGATGTTCCCCGCCAGGGCTGGAGCAAGGCGTCGAAACGGCGGCGGTTCGGGGGCGGGAGGTAG
- a CDS encoding PPOX class F420-dependent oxidoreductase yields the protein MAPNIATNTAVELDELLAFVRPRHRAVLLTTRADGRPQGSPLTCGVDDEGRIVMSTYPERAKTRNARRDERVSVIVLSDEWDGPWVQVDGSAEVIDAPDSVEPLVAYFRNISGEHPDWDEYRAAMVKQGKSVIRVTPERWGPVATGGFPAHLAPGS from the coding sequence ATGGCACCGAACATCGCGACCAACACCGCCGTCGAGCTCGACGAGTTGCTGGCGTTCGTACGCCCCCGGCACCGGGCGGTCCTGCTCACCACCCGGGCCGACGGGCGCCCCCAGGGCTCCCCGCTGACCTGCGGCGTGGACGACGAGGGGCGGATCGTCATGTCGACGTACCCCGAGCGCGCCAAGACCCGCAACGCGCGGCGCGACGAACGGGTCAGCGTGATCGTGCTGTCGGACGAGTGGGACGGGCCGTGGGTGCAGGTCGACGGTTCGGCGGAGGTCATCGACGCCCCGGACTCCGTCGAGCCGCTCGTCGCGTACTTCCGGAACATCTCGGGCGAGCATCCGGACTGGGACGAGTACCGGGCGGCGATGGTGAAGCAGGGCAAGTCGGTCATCCGGGTCACCCCGGAGCGCTGGGGCCCCGTCGCCACCGGCGGCTTCCCCGCCCACCTGGCCCCGGGGAGCTGA
- a CDS encoding MFS transporter — protein MATTTPTGVRGGHAKHGGHGGTTASGASDGTPMTHRQIMEALTGLLLGMFVAILSSTVVSNALPEIISDLGGGQSAYTWVVTASLLAMTATTPLWGKLSDLFSKKLLVQIALIIYVLGSVVAGLSTSSGMLIACRVVQGIGVGGLSALAQIVMAAMIAPRERGRYSGYLGAVFAVATVGGPLLGGVITDTSWMGWRWCFYVGVPFAIIALIVLQKTLKLPVVKREGVKVDWTGAFFISAAVSLLLVWVTFAGDKYDWLSWQTYVMLAGSVLLGLIFVFTESRAAEPIIPLRLFRNRTITLASIASLFVGIAMFAGTVFFSQYFQLARGKSPTMSGVMTIPMIAGLFLSSTISGQVITKTGRWKAWLVTGGFLVTAGLGMLGTIRYDTTYWHVAVYMFVMGLGIGMMMQNLVLATQNQVAPEDLGSASSVVTFFRSLGGAIGVSALGAVLGNRVTHYVKEGIADLGPEGAAFGHGGTGGGGIPDLDKLPEPLRLVMEAAYGHGVGDVFLYAAPAALVAFVVTLFIKEVALKSSVTNDASADAPADAPAEASAAVETAELPVPAAVGAVTGPVSEGAAGATPVDTAQVAASGPAPASASYDTVDSGGVQGGTPVHGVVRGAEGAPVARAAVTLISLGGRQLGRSVARPDGGYTLDAPGSGSYVLIASADGFQPQASTVVVGEEPLAFDILLSGTSGLAGTVTAAESGAPVDGAMVVVTDVRGDVLATGVSGPAGAFAFGELIPGSVTVAVNAAGFRPLALPVEIGGQGVTRVEAALRSGALVRGVVRAGSARSPLTDARVTLIDAAGNVVATATTGEDGAYAFTDLDAGEYAVIATGYPPVAGSLTVSGPGVDGHDIELAHPGE, from the coding sequence ATGGCTACGACCACACCCACCGGTGTGCGGGGCGGCCACGCCAAGCACGGAGGGCACGGGGGCACCACCGCCTCCGGCGCCTCCGACGGCACGCCGATGACACACCGGCAGATCATGGAAGCGCTGACCGGGCTGCTGCTCGGCATGTTCGTCGCGATCCTGTCGTCGACGGTCGTCTCCAACGCCCTGCCCGAGATCATCTCCGACCTCGGCGGCGGCCAGAGCGCCTACACCTGGGTCGTGACGGCCTCGCTGCTGGCCATGACCGCCACCACCCCGCTCTGGGGCAAGCTCTCGGACCTCTTCAGCAAGAAGCTGCTGGTCCAGATAGCCCTGATCATCTACGTCCTGGGCTCGGTCGTCGCCGGTCTGTCGACCAGCAGCGGCATGCTCATCGCCTGCCGCGTCGTCCAGGGCATCGGCGTCGGCGGGCTCTCCGCCCTCGCGCAGATCGTCATGGCCGCCATGATCGCCCCGCGCGAGCGCGGGCGTTACAGCGGCTACCTGGGCGCGGTCTTCGCCGTCGCCACCGTCGGCGGTCCGCTGCTCGGCGGCGTCATCACCGACACCAGCTGGATGGGCTGGCGCTGGTGCTTCTACGTGGGCGTGCCGTTCGCGATCATCGCGCTGATCGTGCTCCAGAAGACCCTGAAGCTCCCGGTCGTCAAGCGCGAGGGCGTCAAGGTCGACTGGACCGGCGCGTTCTTCATCAGCGCCGCCGTCTCCCTGCTGCTGGTCTGGGTGACCTTCGCGGGCGACAAGTACGACTGGCTGTCCTGGCAGACCTACGTGATGCTCGCGGGCTCCGTCCTGCTCGGCCTGATCTTCGTCTTCACCGAGTCGCGGGCCGCCGAGCCGATCATCCCGCTGCGCCTCTTCCGCAACCGCACCATCACGCTGGCCTCGATCGCCTCGCTGTTCGTCGGCATCGCGATGTTCGCGGGCACCGTCTTCTTCAGCCAGTACTTCCAGCTGGCGCGCGGCAAGTCGCCGACGATGTCCGGCGTGATGACCATCCCGATGATCGCGGGGCTCTTCCTCTCCTCCACCATCTCCGGCCAGGTCATCACCAAGACCGGGCGCTGGAAGGCGTGGCTGGTCACCGGTGGCTTCCTGGTCACGGCCGGGCTCGGGATGCTCGGCACGATCCGGTACGACACCACGTACTGGCACGTCGCGGTCTACATGTTCGTCATGGGTCTCGGCATCGGCATGATGATGCAGAACCTGGTCCTCGCCACCCAGAACCAGGTCGCTCCCGAGGACCTCGGTTCCGCGAGCTCCGTCGTCACCTTCTTCCGCTCCCTCGGCGGCGCGATCGGCGTCTCGGCGCTCGGCGCGGTCCTGGGCAACCGGGTCACCCACTACGTCAAGGAAGGCATCGCCGACCTCGGCCCGGAGGGCGCGGCGTTCGGCCACGGCGGTACCGGCGGCGGGGGCATCCCCGACCTGGACAAGCTGCCCGAGCCCCTGCGCCTGGTCATGGAGGCCGCGTACGGGCACGGCGTCGGCGACGTCTTCCTGTACGCCGCTCCGGCCGCGCTCGTCGCCTTCGTCGTGACGCTCTTCATCAAGGAGGTCGCGTTGAAGAGCAGCGTGACGAACGACGCCTCCGCAGACGCCCCCGCCGACGCTCCCGCCGAGGCCTCGGCCGCCGTCGAGACGGCCGAGCTCCCTGTGCCCGCCGCCGTCGGCGCGGTCACGGGTCCGGTCTCCGAGGGCGCGGCCGGGGCCACCCCGGTCGACACGGCGCAGGTCGCTGCCTCCGGCCCCGCCCCCGCCTCCGCCTCGTACGACACCGTCGACAGCGGCGGCGTGCAGGGCGGCACCCCGGTGCACGGTGTGGTGCGCGGTGCGGAGGGCGCTCCGGTCGCCCGCGCCGCCGTCACCCTGATCTCGCTGGGCGGCCGGCAGCTCGGGCGCTCCGTGGCCCGGCCCGACGGCGGCTACACCCTGGACGCCCCCGGCTCCGGCAGCTATGTGCTGATCGCCTCCGCCGACGGCTTCCAGCCGCAGGCGTCCACGGTGGTCGTCGGCGAGGAGCCGCTGGCCTTCGACATCCTGCTCTCCGGTACGAGCGGACTGGCCGGGACGGTCACGGCCGCCGAGTCCGGCGCCCCCGTCGACGGCGCGATGGTCGTCGTGACCGACGTCCGGGGCGACGTGCTGGCCACCGGCGTGTCCGGACCGGCCGGTGCGTTCGCCTTCGGCGAGCTGATCCCGGGCTCCGTGACCGTCGCGGTCAACGCCGCCGGCTTCCGTCCGCTGGCGCTGCCGGTGGAGATCGGCGGCCAGGGCGTCACCCGCGTCGAGGCCGCGCTGCGGTCCGGCGCGCTGGTCCGGGGCGTCGTACGGGCCGGGTCCGCCCGGAGCCCGCTGACCGACGCGCGGGTCACGCTGATCGACGCGGCGGGCAACGTGGTCGCCACCGCGACGACCGGCGAGGACGGGGCGTACGCCTTCACCGACCTGGACGCGGGCGAGTACGCGGTCATCGCGACCGGCTACCCGCCGGTGGCCGGATCGCTGACCGTGAGCGGCCCGGGGGTCGACGGGCACGACATCGAGCTCGCCCACCCGGGCGAGTGA